TCGCATAAATCCGAtcaatcttctccttccacagcttctccaagctcTCGTGGTCCGTCCTATCGAATCCATCTCCATCGATGCTTCCGTCAGGAAGATGCAGGAACGCCAGCGAGACTTGTGGTTTGTCGCGAAGCGTGTAGAGCGCCACATAGTTCTCTTGGTACTCGATACTTCCTTCCTCCCAGACGCTCTCGACACCAGCCATTTGTGCGTATGCGGCCAGGACTCCCGCCTGTCGACCGGTCCAGTATGGCCAGTCCAGACCAGCGTCTCCGGAGGTTAGGTATACCGTGCGCAAGGTGTAACCGCTGCTGATATCGTGCAGGATATCGGGGTTCAGAAAGAGGAGGTCATCGTCCGGATGCGCGACAATGTTCAGCGTGTTGTCGCTGAGGACAGGGGTGAGAAGAAGCCCTAAGGCAGTGAAAATGGTGGGGAGCTTCATTGTTGTTGGACCCTCTGTGGGAACTTGAAAGATACCAGTAAAGGAAGAATCGATATGCCGACTAAGAGAGCGTGTTTCTATCTTCTCTCTGCTTTTTTTACGGAATGACAGCTactttaatttatactagaaAAAACGCGCTCTGCTCCAGGGATTGTTGATAGTTGGCCGACGCGAGGTGGTACCGGTATGTCCGCATTCCTCCACGCTGTGCAGCATTCCAGCCACAACGACCGAACAATCTGCTAGAGAAAACACCAAATGGTACGCCTTTTATACCTTCAGCACTGCAGCAGTCCTGAAACAGGGAATCTCTCCTTCCCTTGCTTCGGGAAAGCGACCCCGGTCTCAACTGGAATGTCAAATGACGGGCCCAGGCTCGGTTTACGGCCGCGACTTGGCTCAATAGGGTCAAATACTGCGACGGGGAGGCTATCTGATTCCTTGCTACTCCTTATTTATGGACTTTAAGCCGAGTCTAGACACGTTCTATTGCGTGCTTTGCCTTTTACTTGCGCGGGTGTGCCGGGGATATGCGAATGCACCCGAGTTTGGTTTCCTCTGGGAATGCGCGAGGTTTACATCTAGCATGTTATAATTTGTTACTGACAAGACTGAGCTGGCTATCTTAGAAATAAAATTACATTTAAATGAATGAGAAACAGTTCTATAGCAGAAAATTGAGGCGGGATGTACACAGCAAACTTTGGCTGTCGAGTGGGTAGACTATGAACAGAATTGCATCCTGTCCATTCGTagagatatttattatacaTCGGACATTCCTGATAGACATAGCAAGTAGAAGTAAGTCAGCACTATTGGCGAAGGGGTAAAATAGCGCGTGGTTGCTGGCAGCGTTGACTGTTCTCCACCACCTTCTGCCAGGGACATGGCACGACCCAGGTGTATTGCCCATAAGGTTCAGTAACTAAGACGAAATACGACTTGAGACTTGCCTCCAGCAGTCTGAATCTCTGTAAATTGAAACCCCTGGCGTGATTAGGTCAGTTGAGAATGTGAAGAGGGGTTGTTGATTCGACGAGGTTGCATATTTGATACTTTCTAAACGAGGCGTATACTTCGTGGCGTAAGCTTATGGAGGTGTCCATAGCATGCTTCAGAAtcaggagaaggctggggcCCCCGGCCAGCCAGTGTCATGTTCCGCTTCTAATTAGCAATATAATAGACAACACGAAAACAAGACTTGCGAATTCTATTGAGGAGGGAATCATCCCCATATTCTATGGTCCTGAGATTCGGCCAGCCAATGGGCCTCGTTTTGGGTTTGTAGTTCTCATCCAGAGGTCACCAGAAGTCCAAAGGAAGACCCATATTGCACAGGCTTAAACAACGCAGACGATAGGTGATTTACAAGCAACTTGGCCGAGAAATTCTCGTTATTGTTAGATAATAAAACCCGGAACCACGGCATACAAGAGCGCAGTTGCAGAGTGGCACACCGTCATCGCCAAGATCATTGGCTATTATAACAATTAACTATGCTGGTAATCTACTGATACGGTCCATCGGCCCATTTTGTGAATACTCTTTCTTGTTTGACGAAAAGAAGCTCGCGTAGAGAAGGCAGATGATATGGCTATATCGTAAGTGTGGAGAGGGCGACTGGAGACAACAACACACATTGAAACGCCACCTATTGCACGGTAGAAACAGGCGCC
Above is a window of Aspergillus puulaauensis MK2 DNA, chromosome 2, nearly complete sequence DNA encoding:
- a CDS encoding PIG-L family deacetylase (COG:S;~EggNog:ENOG410PZ20;~InterPro:IPR024078,IPR003737;~PFAM:PF02585;~SECRETED:SignalP(1-19);~antiSMASH:Cluster_2.12), which gives rise to MKLPTIFTALGLLLTPVLSDNTLNIVAHPDDDLLFLNPDILHDISSGYTLRTVYLTSGDAGLDWPYWTGRQAGVLAAYAQMAGVESVWEEGSIEYQENYVALYTLRDKPQVSLAFLHLPDGSIDGDGFDRTDHESLEKLWKEKIDRIYAIDESGTTYTRDELIDTLRHIINQFHPDSINSLDYLHDFGTGDHSDHTSTGLFANEAAIAATEYPGTVIAYEGYPIKYEAPNVDGEDLEKKKAAFYTYAGYDPDVCASDAACTRKEYEDWLQRLYTAN